In one Oncorhynchus nerka isolate Pitt River linkage group LG7, Oner_Uvic_2.0, whole genome shotgun sequence genomic region, the following are encoded:
- the LOC115131398 gene encoding ubiquitin-conjugating enzyme E2Q-like protein 1 yields MATLLRKIGLIRLHDRDTEDPKHHQGSLKGTKGNTKNNAKQHSQTTNETNNLLSTPEIKAKKLDQHSSKDKPSVKDKQQAKDTKEKQQMGGGGGGGGIGVGKSATSASIPPLAPHRQHCTQVRTRRLMKELQEIRRLGDNFITVELVDDNLFDWNVKLHQVDKDSALWQDMKETNTEFILLNVSFPDNFPFSPPFMRVLTPRLENGYVLDGGAICMELLTPRGWSSAYTVEAVMRQFAASLVKGQGRICRKAGKSKKAFSRKEAEATFKSLVKTHEKYGWVSPPVSDG; encoded by the exons ATGGCCACTCTACTGCGTAAAATCGGTCTGATTCGTCTTCACGACCGGGACACAGAGGACCCCAAGCATCACCAGGGCTCGCTAAAGGGGACCAAGGGGAACACCAAGAACAACGCCAAGCAGCACTCTCAGACCACCAACGAGACCAACAACCTCCTCAGCACCCCCGAGATAAAAGCGAAGAAGCTGGATCAGCACAGCAGCAAGGACAAACCGTCCGTAAAGGATAAGCAACAGGCCAAGGACACCAAGGAGAAACAGCAGATgggaggcggaggaggaggaggtgggatcgGAGTTGGGAAATCAGCGACCAGTGCCTCGATACCACCACTAGCCCCTCACCGGCAGCACTGCACCCAAGTCCGGACGAGAAGACTCATGAAGGAACTCCAGGAGATCCGGCGGTTGGGAGACAACTTTATAACGGTCGAGCTGGTCGACGACAACCTATTTGACTGGAACGTCAAGCTACACCAGGTAGACAAAGACTCGGCGCTGTGGCAGGACATGAAAGAAACGAACACCGAGTTCATACTGCTGAATGTCTCTTTCCCCGACAATTTCCCCTTCTCCCCGCCTTTCATGCGGGTGCTCACCCCCCGGTTGGAAAACGGGTACGTGCTGGATGGCGGAGCGATATGTATGGAGCTGTTAACCCCCCGCGGATGGTCCAGCGCCTACACAGTGGAAGCCGTGATGAGGCAATTTGCCGCAAGTCTCGTAAAAGGACAG GGGCGTATCTGCAGGAAAGCAGGGAAGTCCAAGAAGGCTTTTAGCCGCAAAGAGGCAGAGGCCACCTTTAAGAGTCTGGTGAAGACCCACGAGAAGTACGGCTGGGTCTCCCCCCCTGTGTCTGACGGCTGA